The bacterium nucleotide sequence TGACGTCGAAGCCGGAGGCCGCGAAGACCTGGGCGATGCCGTTCCCCATGGTGCCCGCGCCGATCACCAGCACGCTGTTCCCGTTCATCCTGCCTCCGGAAAGGCCCCCCTACGAGGCCCCGCTCGCGGGGTTTCCCCCGCCACCCCGGCGCCGCTAGGCCTCGGCGCGCCGCCGAGCCACTTCGGCGCGAATGTAGTCCACCACCTCGCTCGTGTCCGTGCCCGGGCCGAACAGTTGACCCACGCCCTGGGCGGCCAGCGCCGCCGCGTCCTCGGGCGGGATGATGCCCCCGCCGGTGATCAGGATGTCCCCCGCGCCGGCGGCGAGGAGCCGCTCGCGCACCCGCGGGATCAGGGGCATGTGCGCGCCCGAGAGGATGCTCAGGCCCACGACGTCGACGTCCTCCTGGACGGCGGCCTCGGCGATCATCTCGGGCGTCTGGTGCAGGCCCGTGTAGATCACCTCCATGCCGGCCTCGACGAGGGCGGCGGCGATCACGCGCGCGCCGCGGTCGTGGCCGTCCAGGCCCGGCTTGGCCACCAGCACGCGGATGCGTTCGTCCATGCTCCTGCCCTCCCGCGAGCGGAATCGCCCCCGGCGGACGATACCAAATCGGGACCTCGGAAGGGAATGGGATTAGTGGGCCTGAGCTCGGCCACGCGGGCCGTCCGCGATCGACGCTGGCCCGGCCTGCGAGCAGGCGGCTACCTGACGAACACGAGCTTCGTCGCGCGCATGTCCCCACCGGCGCGAAGGCGCCCGAAGTAAACGCCCGAGCTCAGGTGAAGACCAGCCCGCCGCAAGGTCTTGCA carries:
- a CDS encoding cobalamin B12-binding domain-containing protein; this encodes MDERIRVLVAKPGLDGHDRGARVIAAALVEAGMEVIYTGLHQTPEMIAEAAVQEDVDVVGLSILSGAHMPLIPRVRERLLAAGAGDILITGGGIIPPEDAAALAAQGVGQLFGPGTDTSEVVDYIRAEVARRRAEA